One genomic segment of Podarcis raffonei isolate rPodRaf1 chromosome 7, rPodRaf1.pri, whole genome shotgun sequence includes these proteins:
- the SLC7A13 gene encoding solute carrier family 7 member 13 — protein MTLQTVPSNVSLQSEEEIRIFGLLTILFLVCVCGNNSKRKQSAMGNDRCDQVGEENKSQNGEMQLKRTIGYFEGASFIVGTIVGAGIFVSPTGVLKYSLLNVGVALIIWTACGIVSLMGALCYAELGTALPLSGGEYSHIKRALGSPLAFIFLWTAVFNKPASNAARALLFAEYATKPFYGECPVPDVLKKCLALAVLWCLGILNGRSVKMAAWVQTIFTVLKMMALSVIAVGGIVLLIRGRKENIARFENAFGSEIPDAAQVAEAFYQGLYAYGGWWSLNYLSEEVKNPSRNIPLTVMTTLPAITVFYLLVNISYLTVLTPKEVVSSVAVAVTWADRVIPSVAWIIPASVAISIFGALNSSVFTLGRLTYAGSQSGHLPTIVSMLNVHHWTPAPAMIFSTVVASIFIIPSDLIALTNYFGFSVWLMIGLTCTSLIVLRYREPNLHRPYKVFLPVAFGMVAISLFLVLAPIVWSPKVQYIYASIFMLGGLLLYVPFVHFKIHFAFIDKITCYLQLLLEVSPPHYKSE, from the exons ATGACCTTGCAAACAGTTCCAAGTAACGTTTCACTACAGTCAGAGGAGGAGATTAGGATCTTCGGGTTGCTAACAATTCTTTTTTTGGTGTGCGTGTGTGGAAAtaacagcaaaagaaaacaaagcgCCATGGGGAACGACAGGTGTGATCAGGTGGGTGAAGAAAATAAAAGCCAAAATGGCGAGATGCAACTCAAAAGAACCATAGGATATTTTGAAGGGGCCAGCTTTATCGTGGGCACCATTGTAGGGGCAGGGATCTTTGTCTCCCCCACTGGAGTGCTGAAATATTCTTTGCTCAATGTTGGCGTTGCCTTGATCATCTGGACAGCTTGTGGCATCGTATCGTTGATGGGCGCTCTCTGCTATGCAGAGCTGGGAACAGCGTTACCGCTTTCAGGAGGAGAATACAGCCACATCAAGAGAGCCCTGGGCTCTCCCTTGGCTTTCATCTTTCTGTGGACGGCCGTGTTCAACAAACCCGCCTCAAATGCCGCCCGGGCCTTGCTGTTTGCTGAGTATGCTACCAAGCCTTTCTACGGCGAGTGTCCGGTTCCCGACGTGCTGAAGAAATGTCTGGCTTTGGCGGTCCTTTGGTGCCTCGGGATCCTCAACGGTCGAAGTGTCAAGATGGCTGCTTGGGTGCAGACCATTTTCACCGTCCTGAAGATGATGGCGCTCTCTGTAATCGCGGTTGGCGGGATTGTCCTGCTGAtcagggggaggaaagagaacatAGCAAGGTTTGAGAATGCCTTCGGCTCAGAGATCCCAGATGCTGCGCAGGTTGCAGAAGCGTTTTACCAGGGGCTCTATGCATATGGTGGCTGGTGGTCTCTCAACTATTTGTCAG AGGAAGTTAAAAATCCCAGCAGGAACATTCCATTGACTGTGATGACAACACTTCCTGCAATAACTGTGTTTTACTTGCTTGTGAACATTTCATACTTGACAGTTCTCACACCAAAGGAGGTTGTCTCCTCAG TTGCTGTAGCAGTCACTTGGGCCGACAGGGTGATCCCTTCAGTTGCCTGGATAATTCCGGCATCTGTGGCCATCTCCATATTTGGCGCCCTCAACAGCAGCGTATTTACACTCGGACGATTGACCTACGCTGGAAGCCAATCCGGACATTTGCCCACCATAGTATCCATGCTCAATGTCCACCACTGGACCCCAGCGCCAGCCATGATTTTCTCAACTGTCGTTGCATCCATTTTTATTATCCCATCAGACCTAATTGCTTTAACCAATTATTTTGGCTTCTCCGTTTGGCTGATGATTGGATTAACTTGCACTAGCCTGATTGTCCTCCGCTACCGAGAGCCTAATCTACACAGGCCATACAAG GTTTTCTTACCTGTCGCTTTTGGGATGGTGGCGATTTCCCTCTTCTTAGTTTTAGCTCCTATAGTCTGGTCTCCAAAGGTGCAGTACATTTATGCTTCCATTTTTATGCTTGGGGGTCTCCTCTTATACGTGCCTTTTGtccattttaaaattcattttgcgTTTATTGACAAAATCACTTGCTACCTGCAGCTGTTGCTGGAGGTGTCACCTCCTCATTATAAATCTGAGTAA